A part of Rubrobacter calidifluminis genomic DNA contains:
- a CDS encoding winged helix-turn-helix transcriptional regulator, whose amino-acid sequence MRRHNRAVVLELIRTRGPISRAELARRTGLSAAAIMEITGSLCAEGLIREGG is encoded by the coding sequence GTGAGGCGGCACAACCGGGCGGTTGTTCTTGAGCTGATCAGGACGAGGGGGCCGATCTCGCGGGCTGAGCTGGCGAGAAGGACGGGCTTGAGTGCTGCTGCGATCATGGAGATCACCGGCAGCCTCTGTGCGGAGGGTTTGATCCGGGAGGGTGGG
- a CDS encoding SCP2 sterol-binding domain-containing protein, whose protein sequence is MARYSSAREYFERMRDEITEEQVRQLAGVYEFDIRDAGRFRVRFNEDGTLEVLDENDETKPECTLMANEKDWLSIVSGETKPMSAFMRGKLKVKGSTGKAMKLQKVLL, encoded by the coding sequence GTGGCCAGATACTCTTCTGCGCGGGAGTACTTCGAGCGGATGCGAGACGAGATCACCGAGGAGCAGGTGAGGCAGCTCGCTGGCGTCTACGAGTTCGACATCAGGGACGCGGGCAGGTTCCGTGTGCGGTTCAACGAGGACGGGACGCTCGAGGTTCTGGACGAGAACGACGAGACGAAGCCCGAGTGCACCCTGATGGCGAACGAGAAGGACTGGCTCTCGATAGTCTCCGGTGAGACGAAGCCGATGAGCGCCTTCATGCGGGGCAAGCTCAAGGTGAAGGGGAGTACCGGGAAGGCGATGAAGCTGCAGAAGGTGCTCCTTTAG
- a CDS encoding AMP-dependent synthetase/ligase, with protein sequence MQRVKESHSLLEAFWLTVEEKGDKTALAEKDGGRWRECSFRELYRRVEDFAAGLRGLGVREGARVAIMSTNRVGWTVADLAIMSLGAATVPIFPTLGPRQVEHILRDCGARIVIVEGEEQLEAVRGSGVEVAHTIVLDEGAAGKGTLRFSEVEERGRREKYAGWEEAWRGLGRDQMATIIYTSGTSGRQKGAILTHGNILSNLEAIIEVVPISDDDVGLSILPLSHVLERTCSQFLNLVGGGTNYIAESVDRVQQNLQEVRPTVLLAVPRVFERIFGVIRAQGTANPVRARIFESAVRTARNRYLADAGERPMGLREQAMFRLYDLLVYRKVRQGLGERIKFCVSGGARLEPWLGEFFYGAGIPVAEGYGLTETSPVIAVNRFEELKFGTVGPPLPNVEVRLAEDGEILVRGPSVTRGYHNLPDENEAAFEDGWFHTGDVGEFDEGGRLKITDRAKDIMVLDTGKNVAPQPIETALANTAHISQAMLVGEGKKFVSALLVPDFDALRRTLGEDLPDEKLCSDRRVRDLIASEIKEACRDFQEHERPKKFELVPHEWTEESGELTPSLKLKRRNILSKNEDLVQKIYA encoded by the coding sequence GTGCAGAGGGTAAAGGAGTCTCACAGCCTCCTGGAGGCATTCTGGCTCACGGTCGAGGAGAAAGGGGACAAGACGGCCCTCGCCGAGAAGGATGGCGGCCGGTGGAGGGAGTGCTCGTTCCGGGAGCTCTACCGGAGGGTGGAGGATTTCGCGGCGGGTCTGCGGGGGCTCGGGGTTCGGGAGGGGGCACGGGTTGCGATCATGTCGACCAACCGGGTGGGCTGGACGGTAGCGGACCTCGCGATCATGAGCCTCGGGGCCGCAACGGTGCCGATCTTCCCCACGCTGGGCCCCAGGCAGGTGGAACACATACTGCGAGACTGTGGGGCACGCATCGTCATCGTGGAAGGCGAGGAGCAGCTTGAGGCGGTGCGGGGTTCCGGGGTCGAGGTGGCTCACACGATAGTCCTGGACGAGGGTGCGGCCGGGAAGGGTACGCTGCGATTCTCCGAGGTCGAGGAGCGTGGGAGGCGGGAGAAGTATGCCGGGTGGGAGGAGGCCTGGCGCGGTCTCGGGCGGGATCAGATGGCGACCATCATCTACACCTCCGGGACATCCGGCAGGCAGAAGGGGGCAATCCTGACCCACGGCAACATCCTCTCCAACCTCGAGGCGATAATAGAGGTCGTCCCGATCTCGGACGACGACGTGGGGCTCTCGATCCTCCCCCTCTCGCACGTGCTCGAGAGGACCTGCAGCCAGTTTCTGAACCTCGTCGGAGGCGGGACCAACTACATCGCCGAGTCGGTGGACAGGGTGCAGCAGAACCTGCAGGAGGTCAGACCCACCGTCCTGCTCGCCGTCCCCCGGGTCTTCGAGCGCATCTTCGGCGTCATACGCGCCCAGGGCACCGCGAACCCGGTGCGGGCCAGGATCTTCGAGAGCGCCGTACGCACCGCCCGGAACAGGTATCTCGCCGACGCCGGAGAACGTCCGATGGGCCTCAGGGAGCAGGCGATGTTCCGCCTCTACGATCTGCTCGTCTACCGCAAGGTGCGCCAGGGACTCGGCGAGAGGATAAAGTTCTGCGTCAGCGGCGGCGCGCGCCTGGAGCCCTGGCTCGGTGAGTTCTTCTACGGAGCAGGCATCCCGGTCGCCGAGGGCTACGGCCTCACCGAGACCTCCCCGGTCATCGCCGTGAACCGCTTCGAGGAGCTGAAGTTCGGCACCGTCGGACCGCCGCTGCCCAACGTCGAGGTGCGTCTGGCGGAGGACGGGGAGATCCTAGTGCGGGGCCCCAGCGTCACCCGCGGTTACCATAACCTCCCGGACGAGAACGAGGCCGCCTTCGAGGACGGCTGGTTCCACACCGGAGACGTCGGAGAGTTCGACGAGGGCGGAAGGCTGAAGATAACCGACCGTGCCAAGGACATCATGGTCCTCGACACCGGCAAGAACGTCGCCCCCCAGCCGATAGAAACCGCCCTCGCCAACACCGCCCACATCTCCCAGGCGATGCTCGTCGGCGAGGGGAAGAAGTTCGTCTCCGCCCTCCTCGTCCCGGACTTCGACGCCCTCCGCAGGACGCTCGGTGAAGACCTCCCGGATGAGAAGCTCTGTTCCGACCGGCGCGTGAGGGACCTGATCGCCTCCGAGATCAAAGAAGCCTGCCGCGACTTCCAGGAGCACGAGCGACCGAAGAAATTCGAGCTCGTGCCGCACGAGTGGACCGAAGAGAGCGGAGAGCTCACCCCTAGCCTCAAGCTCAAGCGCAGAAACATACTCTCCAAGAACGAGGATCTCGTCCAGAAGATCTACGCCTGA
- a CDS encoding alpha/beta fold hydrolase has product MSRSPVIVAGLGVAASLYAGRRWLGLVDIPAGELEGRYGGEGSRFALVRGTRVHYRDEGRRDGPALLMLHGVFSSLHTWEGWVERLRDRYRLVRLDLPGFGLTGPVDDLVGMVRDLAGVLDEFADGVGLGRFNLAGNSLGGYFAWRYALARPERVERMILVDSAGYPFGLPPVLRLASTPGVGSVFRFFTPRVMVAMSLREVYGDAGRIRPGTLRRYHELMLRPGNRRTLLLAGREMERQFRWYSGEIRRVSTPTLVMWGEEDRWIPPDHARRFARDLQDARLITYPGVGHVPMEEIPERTADDADAFLSGGAA; this is encoded by the coding sequence ATGTCGAGATCGCCGGTGATCGTCGCGGGTTTGGGAGTGGCGGCTTCGCTCTATGCCGGGCGGCGGTGGCTCGGGCTGGTGGACATACCGGCTGGGGAACTGGAGGGCAGGTATGGGGGGGAGGGGTCCCGCTTCGCGCTGGTTCGAGGGACGAGGGTTCACTACCGGGACGAGGGGAGGAGGGACGGGCCGGCGCTTCTGATGTTGCACGGGGTATTCTCGTCGCTGCATACCTGGGAGGGGTGGGTGGAGCGGTTGCGGGACAGGTACCGGCTGGTGCGGCTCGACCTGCCAGGGTTCGGGCTGACGGGGCCGGTGGACGACCTGGTGGGGATGGTGAGGGATCTGGCGGGTGTGCTGGACGAGTTCGCCGACGGGGTCGGGCTCGGGAGGTTCAACTTGGCGGGGAACTCGCTCGGGGGGTACTTCGCCTGGAGGTACGCCCTCGCGCGTCCGGAGAGGGTGGAGCGGATGATCCTCGTGGACTCCGCCGGGTATCCTTTCGGGTTGCCGCCGGTGCTCAGGCTGGCGTCGACGCCGGGGGTGGGAAGTGTTTTCAGGTTCTTCACGCCGCGGGTGATGGTGGCGATGAGCCTGCGCGAGGTCTATGGGGATGCCGGCAGGATCCGGCCCGGCACCCTCAGGCGTTATCACGAGCTGATGCTCCGTCCCGGCAACCGCCGCACGCTGCTTCTGGCTGGGCGCGAGATGGAGCGGCAGTTCAGGTGGTACAGCGGGGAGATCCGACGCGTTTCGACCCCTACGCTCGTGATGTGGGGGGAGGAGGACCGCTGGATCCCTCCCGACCACGCCCGCAGGTTCGCGCGCGACCTGCAGGACGCCCGGTTAATCACCTATCCGGGCGTCGGACACGTGCCGATGGAGGAGATCCCGGAGCGTACCGCCGACGACGCCGACGCGTTCCTCTCGGGGGGTGCCGCGTGA
- a CDS encoding SDR family NAD(P)-dependent oxidoreductase, whose protein sequence is MRGGRGGSLSGKRVLITGASGGLGRTVVAFLRGRGARVVGLDLRGGEDIVRADVTDRKEVEGAVEEAVGRLGGLDVLINNAGIGRAQDAGDFPGREARRTLEVNLFGAWNVTAAALPRLLETGGHVVNVASGLALASVPFAAPYAASKRALAAYSDALRLEYAGSITVSTVYPMYMKTPIHEVVESQNASLEGLVREEPVERGARAVIVACEGRRRDVYTGGRASLELAAARHLPWLVDSYVSRRVAGLASRRDLPTFVRRIAGRRLPPGKLSPLHAFRGK, encoded by the coding sequence GTGAGGGGTGGACGGGGAGGCTCTCTGAGCGGGAAGAGGGTTCTCATCACCGGGGCTTCCGGTGGCCTCGGGCGGACCGTCGTGGCGTTCTTGAGGGGGCGCGGGGCCCGCGTGGTCGGGTTGGACCTGAGGGGTGGGGAGGATATCGTTCGGGCGGATGTGACGGACCGGAAGGAGGTCGAGGGGGCCGTGGAGGAGGCCGTCGGCAGGCTCGGCGGGCTCGATGTCCTGATCAACAACGCAGGTATCGGCCGGGCCCAGGATGCGGGAGATTTCCCAGGTCGGGAGGCCCGCAGGACGCTCGAGGTCAACCTGTTCGGGGCGTGGAACGTCACGGCGGCCGCGCTTCCCCGCCTGCTGGAAACCGGCGGGCACGTCGTCAACGTCGCGAGCGGGCTCGCGCTCGCCAGCGTCCCGTTCGCCGCGCCTTACGCCGCGAGCAAGCGGGCGCTGGCCGCTTACTCTGACGCGCTGCGCCTGGAGTATGCGGGGAGTATAACGGTGAGCACCGTGTACCCGATGTACATGAAGACGCCGATACACGAGGTCGTCGAGAGCCAGAACGCCTCGCTCGAGGGGCTCGTGCGCGAGGAGCCCGTGGAGAGAGGTGCCCGGGCCGTCATCGTCGCCTGCGAGGGTCGCCGGCGCGACGTCTACACCGGGGGGCGGGCGTCTCTGGAGCTCGCCGCTGCCCGGCATCTGCCGTGGCTCGTGGACTCCTACGTGAGCCGGAGGGTGGCCGGGCTCGCTTCCAGGCGTGACCTGCCGACGTTCGTTCGCCGGATTGCGGGCAGACGTCTGCCGCCAGGGAAGCTCTCGCCGCTGCACGCGTTCCGGGGGAAGTGA
- a CDS encoding SDR family oxidoreductase, with the protein MTRISGKTALVTGGASGMGRLMAMKLARRGARVVIYDLDEAAIEEAVREAGAYNGGRAYGYICDVSDREMVYEVADRVRREVGDVEILINNAGVVTGKTLMEAPDEQIERVFKVNTLALYWVTKSFLGPMMEKNEGHIVTIASAAGIIGVSKQTDYSASKHAAVGFTESLRVELKRYGYRGVRTTIVSPYYVDTGMFRGVKTRFPRVLPILDPDRVAEKVMRMIERNRQEIKMPLIVTTVPALHVLPANLLDRIMDFFGVNHSMDEFVGREGEPERHVPVKERA; encoded by the coding sequence TTGACCAGGATATCAGGGAAGACGGCGCTCGTCACTGGTGGAGCCAGCGGGATGGGCCGGCTCATGGCCATGAAGCTCGCCCGACGCGGAGCGCGGGTCGTCATCTACGACCTCGACGAGGCTGCGATAGAGGAGGCCGTACGGGAGGCCGGGGCGTACAACGGGGGCCGGGCCTACGGTTACATCTGCGACGTCTCGGATCGGGAGATGGTCTACGAGGTCGCTGACAGGGTGCGCCGGGAGGTCGGGGACGTCGAGATCCTGATAAACAACGCAGGCGTCGTCACCGGCAAGACGCTCATGGAGGCGCCCGACGAGCAGATAGAGCGGGTCTTCAAGGTCAACACGCTCGCGCTCTACTGGGTGACAAAATCTTTCCTCGGACCCATGATGGAGAAGAACGAGGGGCACATCGTCACGATCGCCTCCGCCGCCGGGATAATCGGGGTGAGCAAGCAGACCGACTATTCGGCGAGCAAGCATGCGGCGGTCGGTTTCACGGAGTCGCTCAGGGTGGAGCTCAAGCGCTACGGGTACCGGGGGGTAAGGACGACGATCGTCAGCCCCTACTACGTGGACACCGGGATGTTCCGCGGGGTGAAGACCCGCTTCCCGAGGGTGCTCCCCATCCTCGATCCCGATCGGGTCGCGGAGAAGGTGATGCGCATGATCGAGAGGAACCGCCAGGAGATAAAGATGCCGCTCATCGTGACCACGGTCCCGGCGCTGCACGTGCTGCCGGCGAACCTGCTCGATCGGATAATGGACTTCTTCGGCGTAAACCACTCGATGGACGAGTTCGTCGGGCGCGAGGGGGAGCCGGAGAGGCACGTCCCCGTGAAGGAGCGGGCATGA
- a CDS encoding succinic semialdehyde dehydrogenase, which produces MRTGERLIASDGDLQHASGTRSLMASTGRLAPDDFLDLAREATASGEPLDVECPFTGEVFARVSRSTPEDVREAFRRARRAQPGWAALSFRERGEVFLRFHDRLLERREELLDLVQLEAGKARLHVFEELLDAAIVARYYAHTAGRHLKSRRRQGAIPLLTSTVQHRHPVGAVGFIVPWNYPLTLAITDAIPAMMAGNAAVIKPDHKTPLTALWLARLLRGCGLPRDLIQIVPGEGGTVGERLVEEADFVMFTGSTETGRRVAAKAAGRLVGSSMELGGKNPMIVFEDADLDRTVEGAIRACFASAGQLCISAERLYVHAAVYDRFLPRFVDRTRNLRLGAGLDYSSEMGSLVSAAQLERVRSHVEEAVEGGARVLAGGRPRPDLGPYFYEPTILTGVREGMSPFSEETFGPVVSVYRFHTPEEAVSLANATRYGLNASLWTRSTRWAEREIAPRIQAGTVNINEAYAASWASTDSPMGGFKDSGLGRRHGEEGITKYTESQTVTTQRLIPLVAPFAGIEGGAYERLMVFSIRLLRHLPGIK; this is translated from the coding sequence ATGAGAACCGGAGAACGCCTCATCGCCTCCGACGGCGACCTCCAGCACGCCTCCGGGACCCGTTCGCTCATGGCCTCCACCGGGAGGCTCGCCCCCGACGACTTCCTTGACCTCGCGCGGGAGGCGACCGCGAGCGGGGAACCGCTCGACGTGGAGTGCCCGTTCACCGGGGAGGTGTTCGCCCGCGTGTCCCGATCGACCCCGGAGGACGTCAGGGAGGCCTTCCGGCGGGCGCGACGGGCGCAGCCGGGTTGGGCGGCGCTCTCCTTCCGGGAGCGCGGGGAGGTGTTCCTGCGCTTCCACGACAGGCTGCTCGAGCGACGCGAGGAGCTCCTCGACCTGGTGCAGCTCGAGGCCGGGAAGGCCCGCCTGCACGTCTTCGAGGAGCTTCTGGATGCGGCGATAGTCGCCCGCTACTACGCCCACACCGCCGGACGCCACCTGAAGAGCCGCCGCCGGCAGGGAGCGATCCCCCTCCTCACGTCCACGGTGCAACACCGCCATCCGGTCGGTGCGGTCGGCTTCATCGTGCCGTGGAACTACCCGCTCACCCTGGCGATCACCGACGCGATCCCGGCGATGATGGCCGGAAACGCCGCCGTTATAAAACCCGACCACAAGACGCCCCTCACCGCGCTCTGGCTCGCCCGGCTCCTGCGCGGGTGCGGCCTGCCTCGTGACCTCATACAGATCGTCCCCGGCGAGGGCGGGACGGTCGGTGAGAGGCTCGTGGAGGAGGCGGACTTCGTCATGTTCACCGGCAGCACCGAGACCGGCCGCCGGGTCGCCGCGAAGGCCGCCGGGCGGCTGGTCGGCTCCTCGATGGAGCTCGGCGGCAAGAACCCCATGATCGTCTTCGAGGACGCCGACCTGGACCGCACGGTGGAGGGCGCGATCCGGGCCTGCTTCGCAAGCGCCGGACAGCTGTGCATCTCTGCAGAGCGGCTCTACGTGCACGCCGCGGTCTACGATCGGTTCCTCCCCCGCTTCGTGGACCGCACGCGGAACCTGCGCCTGGGCGCAGGCCTCGACTACTCCTCCGAGATGGGCTCCCTCGTCTCCGCCGCCCAACTCGAGCGGGTCCGCTCCCACGTCGAGGAGGCCGTGGAGGGCGGCGCGCGCGTCCTCGCCGGGGGACGCCCCCGGCCGGACCTCGGACCGTACTTCTACGAGCCGACGATCCTCACCGGCGTCAGAGAGGGGATGTCCCCTTTCTCCGAAGAGACCTTCGGCCCGGTGGTCTCCGTCTACCGTTTCCATACGCCGGAGGAGGCGGTCTCACTCGCCAACGCCACCCGCTACGGCCTGAACGCGAGCCTCTGGACCCGCAGCACCCGCTGGGCCGAGCGGGAGATCGCCCCGCGCATCCAGGCCGGCACCGTGAACATAAACGAAGCCTACGCCGCCTCCTGGGCCTCGACCGACTCCCCGATGGGCGGCTTCAAAGACTCCGGCCTCGGTCGCCGCCACGGAGAGGAGGGAATAACCAAGTACACCGAATCCCAGACCGTCACCACCCAGCGCCTCATCCCCCTCGTCGCCCCCTTCGCCGGGATCGAAGGCGGAGCCTACGAGCGCCTGATGGTCTTTTCCATACGCCTCCTGCGCCACCTCCCGGGGATCAAATAG
- a CDS encoding flavin-containing monooxygenase yields the protein MGLRVGLEERVGVVIAGSGFAGIGMAIRLRREGIEDFVVLERAGDVGGTWRDNTYPGAACDVPSHLYSFSFAPNPDWEHNFSRQREIREYLRRCTREFGIMTHLRFGVEVLEARWDEELAEWEIETNRGVIRARVFVSAMGALSEPKIPGIPGLEGFPGRVFHSARWDHGYELRGRRVAVVGTGASAVQFVPEIQPEVERLYLFQRTPPWVIPRRDRRYRDFERRLFRLVPGYQRALRGLIYWGRELYVLGFVYDRRIMKGLELLAGRHLERQVKDPVLRRKLTPDYTIGCKRILLSNDYYPALCRPNVEVICSGLSRVRGSEVVASDGTARGVDAIIFATGFHVTDMPAAGFIRGRGGTTLAESWEGGMQAYRGTTVAGFPNFFLLLGPNTGLGHNSQVFMIEVQIEHAVDCIRHLRRSGAATVEVRPEAQRAYNERVQQAFRGTVWTEGGCRSWYLDEHGRNTTLWPGFTWRFWLRSRRMDPADYLLGERERLVRA from the coding sequence GTGGGATTGCGAGTGGGGCTCGAAGAGCGGGTCGGGGTGGTGATAGCGGGGAGTGGGTTCGCCGGGATCGGGATGGCGATCCGGCTGAGGCGGGAGGGGATCGAGGACTTCGTGGTGCTCGAGCGTGCGGGGGATGTGGGGGGGACGTGGCGGGACAACACCTATCCCGGGGCGGCTTGTGACGTACCCTCGCACCTGTATTCTTTTTCGTTCGCGCCGAACCCTGACTGGGAGCACAACTTCTCGCGGCAGCGGGAGATCCGGGAATATCTGCGGAGGTGTACGCGGGAGTTTGGGATCATGACCCACCTGCGCTTCGGGGTGGAGGTGCTGGAGGCACGCTGGGACGAGGAGCTCGCGGAGTGGGAGATCGAGACGAACCGCGGGGTGATACGGGCGCGGGTGTTCGTGAGCGCGATGGGGGCGCTGAGCGAGCCGAAGATCCCCGGGATTCCCGGGCTCGAGGGGTTTCCGGGGAGGGTGTTCCACTCGGCGCGGTGGGATCACGGCTACGAGCTGCGCGGCAGGAGGGTCGCGGTCGTGGGCACCGGGGCTTCTGCGGTGCAGTTCGTCCCGGAGATACAGCCGGAGGTTGAGAGACTCTACCTCTTCCAGCGGACGCCCCCGTGGGTCATCCCGCGCAGGGACAGGCGATACAGAGACTTCGAGCGGAGGCTCTTCCGTCTCGTGCCGGGGTATCAGCGGGCGCTCCGGGGGCTCATCTACTGGGGGCGGGAACTCTACGTCCTCGGGTTCGTCTACGACCGCAGGATCATGAAGGGCCTCGAGTTGCTGGCCGGGCGACATCTCGAGCGGCAGGTGAAGGACCCGGTATTGCGGCGCAAGCTAACGCCGGACTACACGATAGGGTGCAAGAGGATCCTGCTCTCCAACGACTACTATCCCGCGCTCTGCCGGCCGAACGTCGAGGTGATCTGCTCGGGGCTCTCCCGGGTGCGGGGGAGCGAGGTCGTCGCGTCCGACGGTACGGCGCGGGGTGTGGACGCCATCATCTTCGCCACCGGCTTCCACGTGACCGACATGCCGGCCGCGGGGTTCATCCGGGGCCGGGGTGGGACGACGCTCGCCGAGAGCTGGGAGGGCGGGATGCAGGCCTACCGGGGGACGACCGTCGCCGGGTTCCCCAACTTCTTTCTGCTGCTCGGACCCAACACCGGGCTCGGGCACAACTCGCAGGTTTTCATGATCGAGGTGCAGATAGAGCACGCGGTGGACTGCATCCGGCACCTGCGACGCTCCGGGGCCGCGACCGTGGAGGTGCGTCCCGAGGCGCAGCGGGCGTACAACGAGCGGGTGCAGCAGGCATTCCGGGGCACCGTGTGGACCGAGGGCGGGTGCAGGAGCTGGTACCTGGACGAGCATGGTCGCAACACCACGCTGTGGCCCGGCTTCACCTGGCGTTTCTGGCTGCGCTCGCGCCGGATGGACCCCGCGGATTACCTGCTGGGAGAGAGGGAGAGGCTCGTAAGGGCGTAA
- a CDS encoding acyl-CoA dehydrogenase family protein, with amino-acid sequence MTADIGKALGTDYYKVEEWMSEEDRRIRDRVRDFCDREVIPVMGRYWNREEFPFELVPRLAELNIAGHVIPKEYGCPEMSNLAAGLVMMELSRGDGSLSTFFGVHSGLAMTSIALCGSEEQRQRWLPQMARLEKIGAFALTEPDHGSDVVMLETTAEKDGDGWVLNGSKRWIGNATFADVVVVWARDMEDGEIKGFLVEKGTEGFETERIEGKIGNRSSWQANITLENVRVPEENRLENANSFADTSTVLTNTRYGVAWQALGHALACYEAAVSYVKEREIFGMPEATFQLTQYRLAGMLADLTQMQLVCFRLAQLMDQGELTHGRASLAKLITARKGRQICAEARDLLGGNGVLVDYLVGKHLADMEIIYTYEGTDAVQSLIVGRSITGEQAFVPAG; translated from the coding sequence ATGACCGCCGACATAGGAAAAGCGCTCGGGACCGACTACTACAAGGTCGAAGAGTGGATGAGCGAGGAAGACCGCAGGATCCGGGACAGGGTCAGGGACTTCTGCGACCGGGAGGTCATCCCGGTGATGGGCAGATACTGGAACAGGGAGGAGTTTCCCTTCGAGCTCGTGCCCAGGCTGGCGGAGCTGAACATCGCCGGGCACGTCATACCCAAAGAGTACGGCTGTCCCGAGATGAGCAACCTGGCCGCGGGTCTCGTCATGATGGAGCTCTCGCGCGGGGACGGATCCCTGAGCACCTTCTTCGGGGTGCACTCCGGGCTCGCGATGACCTCCATCGCCCTCTGCGGGAGCGAGGAGCAGCGGCAGAGGTGGCTGCCGCAGATGGCGCGGCTCGAGAAGATCGGGGCGTTCGCCCTCACCGAGCCCGACCATGGATCGGACGTGGTCATGCTCGAGACCACCGCCGAGAAGGACGGCGATGGGTGGGTCCTGAACGGCAGCAAGCGCTGGATCGGCAACGCCACCTTCGCCGACGTCGTCGTGGTGTGGGCGCGCGACATGGAGGACGGCGAGATCAAAGGCTTCCTGGTGGAGAAGGGCACCGAGGGCTTCGAGACGGAGCGGATCGAGGGCAAGATCGGCAACCGCTCCTCCTGGCAGGCGAACATCACCCTGGAGAACGTCCGGGTGCCCGAGGAGAACCGGCTGGAGAACGCCAATTCCTTCGCCGACACCTCCACCGTGCTCACCAACACCCGCTACGGGGTCGCCTGGCAGGCGCTCGGGCATGCCCTCGCCTGCTACGAGGCCGCGGTGAGCTACGTCAAGGAGCGTGAGATCTTCGGGATGCCCGAGGCGACCTTCCAGCTCACCCAGTACCGCCTGGCGGGGATGCTCGCGGACCTCACCCAGATGCAGCTCGTCTGCTTCCGGCTCGCCCAGCTCATGGACCAGGGGGAGCTCACCCACGGCCGGGCCTCGCTCGCCAAGCTCATCACCGCCAGGAAGGGGCGTCAGATCTGCGCGGAGGCCCGCGATCTTCTCGGGGGCAACGGCGTCCTCGTCGATTACCTCGTCGGAAAGCACCTGGCGGACATGGAGATCATCTACACCTACGAGGGGACAGACGCCGTACAGTCTCTGATCGTGGGACGCTCCATCACCGGCGAGCAGGCGTTCGTCCCCGCCGGCTGA
- a CDS encoding thiolase family protein, giving the protein MAEQRNVVLVDGARTPFMRSGTAYLSQTSYDLARTVLRGLLERTAIPPGDVGYVVMGTVIQNIRTSNVARDASLAAGIPNSVPAHTVTMACISSNQAITSALETIQAGKAAAAIAGGVEVMSDTPPQFEKKVRERLFEAQGFKSPLEFRKLLAGMSPSDFLPRAPTISEYSTGELMGESADRLAAAFGVGRREQDEYALRTHTLAAKATDSGRLSEEILPTAVPPDFELLTEDNTIRRDTSLEKLAKLPPAFVKPFGTVTAGNSSPLTDGASAVLLMEEEAARASGYEPKARLLDYLYVAQDPGEELLLGPAYAVPRLLERNGLSLSDIDVIEIHEAFAGQVLAVLKALGSAQFACERLGRSRPVGEVEMEKVNAWGGSVSLGHPFGATGARLVTTAAHRLEDEDGTLAIVTACAAGGLGHAMLIERTGEE; this is encoded by the coding sequence ATGGCAGAGCAGCGCAACGTCGTTCTGGTCGACGGTGCGAGGACCCCATTCATGCGGTCCGGCACCGCCTACCTGAGCCAGACATCCTACGACCTCGCCCGCACCGTGCTCCGGGGGCTCCTGGAGCGTACCGCGATCCCGCCGGGGGACGTGGGCTACGTGGTGATGGGCACCGTCATCCAGAACATCCGCACCTCGAACGTCGCACGCGACGCGTCTCTCGCGGCCGGGATCCCGAACTCAGTCCCGGCGCACACCGTCACGATGGCCTGCATCTCCTCCAACCAGGCCATAACGAGCGCGCTCGAGACGATCCAGGCCGGCAAGGCCGCCGCCGCGATCGCCGGTGGGGTGGAGGTCATGTCCGACACCCCGCCCCAGTTCGAGAAGAAGGTACGCGAGCGGCTCTTCGAGGCGCAGGGCTTCAAATCCCCGCTGGAGTTCCGGAAGCTGCTCGCGGGGATGAGCCCGAGCGACTTCCTCCCCCGCGCCCCCACCATCTCCGAGTACTCCACCGGGGAGCTGATGGGCGAGAGCGCCGACAGGCTCGCCGCCGCCTTCGGGGTCGGCCGAAGGGAGCAGGACGAGTACGCACTGCGCACCCACACCCTGGCGGCCAAGGCCACCGACAGCGGACGGCTCTCGGAGGAGATACTGCCGACCGCCGTCCCGCCGGACTTCGAGCTCCTCACCGAGGACAACACCATCCGCCGGGACACCAGCCTGGAGAAACTCGCGAAGCTCCCCCCAGCCTTCGTGAAGCCCTTCGGCACCGTGACGGCGGGCAACTCCTCGCCGCTCACCGACGGTGCCTCTGCGGTGCTCCTGATGGAGGAGGAGGCCGCGCGCGCCTCCGGCTACGAGCCGAAGGCGCGCCTTTTGGACTATCTGTACGTGGCGCAGGATCCGGGGGAGGAGCTCCTTCTCGGCCCGGCCTACGCCGTCCCGCGGCTGCTCGAGCGCAACGGGCTCTCGCTCTCGGACATAGACGTCATCGAGATCCACGAGGCCTTCGCCGGGCAGGTGCTCGCGGTGTTGAAGGCGCTGGGTTCCGCGCAGTTCGCCTGTGAGAGGCTCGGGCGCAGCCGACCAGTCGGGGAGGTGGAGATGGAGAAGGTCAACGCCTGGGGCGGCTCGGTCTCCCTCGGGCACCCCTTCGGGGCCACGGGGGCGCGGCTCGTGACCACCGCCGCCCACCGCCTCGAGGATGAGGATGGGACCCTTGCCATCGTCACCGCCTGCGCGGCGGGTGGGCTGGGTCACGCCATGCTGATCGAACGCACCGGGGAGGAGTGA